A genomic region of Aquipuribacter hungaricus contains the following coding sequences:
- a CDS encoding alpha/beta fold hydrolase, protein MPGRTTLAPASRSVDVLVRHHVTVSGAQELPTVVLVHGFGSDQTVWQPVVQQLGSRYRVVRYDLAGAGRSDVSAYDRSIERHGTLHGHAQDLLDVCDAHGLRGATLVGHSVSATVVALAAAARPDLASGLVLVAPSARYLDDPETGYVGGFSVEDVAELLVSLRHNYLAWSAVTAPMIMGNADRPELGERLAAAFCRTDPGVAAHFAQVLFTSDHRDDLAAVRARTLTLQCRHDALAPPSAVGFVHDSVPGSTLLRMDASGHCPHVSAPAETARAIVGSTG, encoded by the coding sequence ATGCCAGGTCGCACCACCCTGGCACCGGCGTCGCGGTCGGTCGACGTCCTGGTGCGCCATCACGTGACGGTGTCCGGGGCGCAGGAGCTGCCCACGGTGGTCCTGGTCCACGGGTTCGGCTCGGACCAGACGGTGTGGCAGCCGGTGGTGCAGCAGCTCGGGTCCCGGTACCGGGTGGTGCGCTACGACCTGGCCGGTGCCGGGCGCTCGGACGTGTCCGCCTACGACCGGTCGATCGAGCGGCACGGCACCCTGCACGGGCACGCGCAGGACCTGCTGGACGTCTGCGACGCCCACGGTCTGCGGGGTGCCACCCTGGTCGGGCACAGCGTGAGCGCCACGGTCGTGGCCCTGGCCGCCGCCGCCCGCCCGGACCTCGCCTCCGGGCTCGTGCTCGTCGCACCCTCGGCCCGCTACCTCGACGACCCCGAGACGGGCTACGTGGGCGGCTTCAGCGTGGAGGACGTGGCGGAGCTGCTGGTCTCCCTGCGGCACAACTACCTCGCCTGGTCCGCTGTCACGGCGCCGATGATCATGGGTAACGCCGACCGGCCCGAGCTGGGGGAGCGGCTCGCGGCCGCGTTCTGCCGCACCGACCCCGGAGTCGCCGCGCACTTCGCGCAGGTGCTGTTCACCTCCGACCACCGCGACGACCTGGCGGCGGTGCGCGCCCGGACGCTGACCCTGCAGTGCCGCCACGACGCCCTGGCGCCGCCGTCGGCCGTCGGCTTCGTCCACGACTCCGTCCCCGGCAGCACGCTGCTGCGCATGGACGCCAGCGGACACTGCCCCCACGTCAGCGCCCCCGCAGAGACCGCCCGCGCCATCGTCGGGTCCACCGGCTGA